In Desulfobacterales bacterium, one DNA window encodes the following:
- a CDS encoding ester cyclase: MAAEQNKIIARRYIEEVWSDGKIEAADAIINEDFLFHGPIREVEGIEAFKQFVGAIHSTFPDINFSVEDLAAEEETVAIRWTMTGTHNNEFMGIAATGKQFTVKGATFTRLSNEKMSEAWLYWDRLGMLEQLGVTLAQQ, translated from the coding sequence ATGGCAGCAGAGCAAAACAAAATAATCGCCCGTCGTTATATAGAGGAAGTTTGGAGTGACGGAAAGATCGAGGCGGCTGATGCAATAATAAATGAAGACTTCCTTTTTCACGGGCCTATCAGAGAAGTAGAGGGTATTGAGGCATTCAAGCAATTTGTAGGTGCCATCCACTCTACCTTCCCTGATATTAATTTTTCTGTTGAAGATTTGGCTGCTGAAGAGGAGACGGTGGCAATTCGTTGGACAATGACCGGCACTCATAACAATGAATTTATGGGCATCGCTGCCACTGGAAAGCAATTTACGGTTAAAGGCGCAACTTTTACTCGTCTTTCCAATGAAAAAATGTCAGAAGCGTGGCTTTATTGGGACCGACTCGGAATGCTGGAACAGCTTGGTGTCACCCTTGCACAACAATAG